The DNA region CAGTCTTCctggcttcttcaacttACTTGTTCACGCCTTCCGCTGACAAGGCTCGTTCAGAGGTGGAGTTGAATGCCCTCAGGGATAGAGACCTTGACAACATTTCAGTGAAACCATTGTCGTGGATTTCTGAACTCTTTCTAGATTGAATCTGGAACACCTACTCATGCATTTTCACACCGCGGAGAGGCACTGATTCAAGTTATCCAGTGGCATTGCCATCCACACGACAGCAGGGCTGTATTTGTGATTTCAGACCTTTGGCAGCATTGCTAGCCCTTGGCAAATGTCAGATGAAACGTTGAGAATCATCTGACTGTGGAATTGCACATTCTAAAAGGCTCACACCTCCTCGTACGCTACCGACTGGCATTGTCTTAGCTGACAGATAACAGCAAGCCACTATGAGCAGGCTCTGCCCCGTTACACAATCACATCAGCCGATGGCTTATTGTAATTTCTGAGTAAAATGGGTGTGTCAAGTCTGTGTAGTGTTGTTTGCATCGGGATTGAAACGTTGGAACTTGTtttggggggggggggggggggggggggacAGTCTTGGATTTTCAAGTTGCACATTCGAAGAGCCTCATTGCCACTTTGGAGGTTTAAAAACTCAGATACCTACGGGCAATATTCTGATAGACCATCTCTTCTACATCATTCAGTCTCATGTTGAGTTCGACCTTCTACTGCAACAGAATAACAATGGACCTTCCTACCGGGTTCCCAGAACAGCTCAGGGGCCCCATGGCCTGGGGTGCATCTGATTTTGGCCAGAACCCAGCGGCGTACACTCTGACACTGACTGAAAGTGACCTACTGGCAATAGAAAAAGCCGTCAACCACTTCAAGGGTAAGCTTATCTCACCATCCGGCTTCTCATCGGCCACTGACTCTTGTCTTTtaggccttggccttccacGAGGCTCCGTGGATCGGTCCAATTTTCCCCTGCCTGAGGGTCTCACCATGAAGCTCCGGCAGATCAATGATACCCTGAACAATGGACAGGGATTTCAGGTTGTGCGCGGGATCGACCTCACCTCTTACAGTGAGGAGGAAcacatcctcatctttgctggCATCTGTGCCCATGTGGCTACCCACCGAAACTGGTTCATCGGTATGTTGATCAAAGTTACCAGGCATCAAGGAAATGCTTCTGACAAAAATTGAAAGATCATCTCCGGCATGAAAGACAGGACGATGTGGCTGGCGTCAACTTGCGCCCGCCGGAGTTGCCAGTCTCCATGGTATGAGTCGACTTGAGAAGGCTGCATCGTGAACTGCTTAGCTAACCCCTTGTCCATTGTAGAACTTCCACACTGATGTGGACTCGGGGCCTATTCTCGCACTTTtcatggagaagaagtccaAATCTGGTGGCAACCAACACCTCTCGAGTTTCTGGACCATCTACAATTCCCTTGCTAGGGAGTCTCCTGAGGTCATCAGGGAGCTTGCATCCAGCTGGCACTGGGAAATGCCAGACAAAGAGAATCTTGATGGACCCAACATCGTTCTGCCATCTCGGCCAATCATTGGTAAAGCGGATGGAAGAATGCAGATCAACTTTGCCAAGGCATATGTTGCTGGCGACCCCAAGTACCCTATGAACAAGGGCTCGCCATCCTTGTCCCCATCACAAGAGGCTGCTCTCAAGGCCCTCTCTGACACAGCAAGGAAGCACAGTCTTCAGCTTGATACCAAAGCAGGCGATCTTGTTCTAGTCAACAACCTCTCCATCATGCACGCTAGAGACGCTTTTGTTGACGATGTAGTGTCTGGCGAGGTACGACATGTGCTCCGGCTCTGGCTTCAAGATCAGGACAGTTGGCCTGTGGCTTCTTCCCTTGGGTACATCGAGCCTAAGAAGGCGTGGCATGTTCCGGATAAGCATCAGTCGCTGCGTACACTGTCTGAATGGATTCAGCTACCCCGACCCATCCGTGCGGTTGATGCAGCTGCATCACAAAAACATGCCTGAAATGAGTGGCTGTGTATGGAAATGGGTCATGCAGGTTGAGTTTGAGATCAAAGAGGAGGTTGTGGTTAGTCTTTTCGCGGcggggtggaggaggttggcaGGATACTGGGAATAGAGGTTATACCCTGTTGCACTCCGTTCATTTTTCTTATGTATCCAGTATCTTTATCAGGCAGCTTTCCTTATTTAAACTTGTTTCTCTATCTAAACCCCGAATATCACACCAAGCTGTAGAACAACAAGGCCTATACGCCCAAGAAGAATCAAAGCAAGCCGTAGCCTTCTCTTGCGCCTCTCTTTTGCGTCTCTCATCGTACCATCGAAGGGCTCAGAGGCCGCGTTGAAGTAGTTTGTTGTTGCCCCGACATCCTCCTTGTCATGGTAGGAGTCTTGCCGCTTGTGCTATGGCTTGTGATCGGAGTGGATCTTCATGTCTTAGACAGGAAGCCTTGAAGTCACAATACACTTACCTTGAAGGAATGCTTCACCTTGGACAGAGGCTTGCGTAGGTGATAAATCCATGGCTTACAGGTGCTGGTAGGCGCCTGGAAAGGTGCCTGGAATGGTGCCTTGGCCGTGGTATTTCAAGTAGTGATTCTTGACCGTGCAGAGAAACCGCACTGCATGAAGTGTAACACGGATAGTGACACTGGGCTCATTTAATATATACAGATCTTATGTACAATACTGGTTGGCC from Fusarium keratoplasticum isolate Fu6.1 chromosome 12, whole genome shotgun sequence includes:
- a CDS encoding TauD domain-containing protein is translated as MDLPTGFPEQLRGPMAWGASDFGQNPAAYTLTLTESDLLAIEKAVNHFKGLGLPRGSVDRSNFPLPEGLTMKLRQINDTLNNGQGFQVVRGIDLTSYSEEEHILIFAGICAHVATHRNWFIDHLRHERQDDVAGVNLRPPELPVSMNFHTDVDSGPILALFMEKKSKSGGNQHLSSFWTIYNSLARESPEVIRELASSWHWEMPDKENLDGPNIVLPSRPIIGKADGRMQINFAKAYVAGDPKYPMNKGSPSLSPSQEAALKALSDTARKHSLQLDTKAGDLVLVNNLSIMHARDAFVDDVVSGEVRHVLRLWLQDQDSWPVASSLGYIEPKKAWHVPDKHQSLRTLSEWIQLPRPIRAVDAAASQKHA